From Leptospira congkakensis, one genomic window encodes:
- the atpH gene encoding ATP synthase F1 subunit delta → MSLNQISKVYATALLELAQEANSLESTEEELSSLVDVFFSDESIRHYFLSPLVDPSEKERTAEKSVQGKASDIVANFITLVVRKNRFLFLKDILEDYRTGVDRLKNRSSLRIVSKDSLGKEAVDRITKSISSKFEREVRVTEQTDPALIGGFKLFIDDFLIDASIRAKLAGTREALLQKKIPVGAFE, encoded by the coding sequence CTCAGGAAGCTAACTCGCTTGAGTCAACAGAAGAGGAACTTTCATCTTTAGTGGATGTTTTCTTTTCTGATGAGTCAATCCGCCATTATTTCCTTTCTCCATTAGTTGATCCTTCTGAGAAAGAACGAACTGCAGAAAAGTCAGTTCAGGGGAAGGCATCGGATATCGTTGCCAACTTCATTACACTTGTGGTTCGTAAGAATCGATTTCTATTCCTCAAGGATATTTTGGAAGATTATAGAACAGGAGTGGACCGACTTAAAAATCGTAGTTCTCTTCGCATTGTTTCCAAAGATTCTCTTGGCAAAGAAGCCGTAGATCGAATCACCAAGTCTATCTCTTCCAAGTTCGAACGCGAAGTTCGTGTCACAGAACAAACGGATCCAGCCCTAATTGGTGGATTCAAACTCTTTATAGACGACTTTTTAATCGATGCCTCGATCCGTGCAAAACTTGCCGGAACCCGCGAGGCTCTCCTCCAAAAGAAAATCCCAGTCGGAGCATTTGAATGA